A window of the Lolium perenne isolate Kyuss_39 chromosome 7, Kyuss_2.0, whole genome shotgun sequence genome harbors these coding sequences:
- the LOC127311300 gene encoding putative F-box/kelch-repeat protein At5g24040 → MMETAESRPWSDLQPELLGLVLRRLPSIADRVRLRAVCHPWRSNSLLQSIPLPFPWITLPDGTFLSIPGGEIHHMPVPVGACCCGSIDDWLFLMTSDVSYKLVVPSPLDSAPDSLVAALIMDDDNCATLCISQPPIATDLFRDDKVPALQIEDVAFFDGKLYALCGFGILCIVELGNDLCIASTECIIHSLHELGGIPKSLPKVDNRGYTVAVYLVECGGRLLIVKRWFESIHGPVSDYVFGYDHTVAFEVFEADLSTNPGRWRRISKLGGHALFLGQHASKSLPATECSGYREDCIYFMADYLGLPCSVNPLLDSGVYNMRNGKITPLMVQTAAAPPERAGQWRPAWFFPPEAV, encoded by the exons ATGATGGAGACTGCAGAGTCTCGACCTTGGTCAGATCTTCAGCCAGAACTCCTGGGCCTTGTTCTCAGGCGTCTCCCTTCCATAGCTGACCGTGTTCGTCTGAGAGCAGTGTGTCACCCGTGGCGTTCTAATAGTCTGCTGCAGTCCATTCCCCTCCCATTCCCATGGATTACCCTACCCGACGGCACCTTCCTCAGCATTCCAGGTGGTGAAATTCACCACATGCCTGTACCAGTCGGTGCTTGTTGCTGCGGCTCAATTGATGACTGGCTATTCCTCATGACCAGTGATG TTTCCTATAAGTTGGTGGTGCCCTCGCCCCTGGACTCAGCACCGGATTCTCTTGTTGCTGCACTGATTATGGATGATGACAACTGTGCTACACTTTGTATTAGTCAGCCACCGATTGCCACTGACTTGTTCAGAGATGATAAGGTTCCAGCACTTCAGATTGAGGATGTTGCATTCTTTGATGGAAAGCTGTACGCATTGTGCGGGTTTGGCATACTCTGCATCGTTGAGTTGGGCAATGACCTTTGTATTGCATCCACTGAATGCATAATTCACTCTTTGCATGAGTTAGGTGGAATTCCTAAATCCTTGCCCAAGGTGGACAATAGGGGCTATACAGTAGCGGTGTATCTAGTTGAATGTGGTGGTAGACTGTTGATTGTGAAACGTTGGTTCGAGTCCATACATGGTCCCGTAAGTGACTATGTATTTGGATATGACCATACTGTTGCATTTGAAGTCTTTGAGGCAGACTTGAGCACCAACCCTGGCCGATGGAGAAGGATCAGTAAGTTGGGTGGCCATGCCCTCTTTCTTGGCCAACATGCTTCCAAGTCCCTACCTGCTACAGAATGCAGTGGATACCGAGAGGATTGCATCTACTTCATGGCTGACTATTTGGGTCTGCCATGTTCTGTGAATCCTCTTCTTGACTCCGGTGTGTACAACATGAGGAATGGGAAGATCACGCCATTGATGGTGCAGACTGCAGCAGCTCCACCAGAACGTGCTGGGCAGTGGCGTCCAGCATGGTTTTTCCCTCCTGAAGCTGTATGA
- the LOC127311299 gene encoding lipoxygenase 2.3, chloroplastic produces the protein MIHLKQPLVLSTPSKNYASPLLATAAASTSHLRDASGASRLLRSRPICCASMDEAVGASTSVTAKERPLTVTAIITAQAPSSTYLSRGVDNLQDLFGKTLLLELVSSELDPRTGEERERVKGFVHITLKEGTYEGKMSVPASFGPVGAVLVENQHHEEMFIKDIKLITGGDESTAVTFDVGSWVHSKFDNPEPRVFFTIRSYLPSQTPTGIEALRRKELETLRGDGHGERKFHERVYDYDTYNDLGDPESNIDHKRPVLGTEEHPYPRRCRTGRPMTMLDPKTEKRSSPVYVPRDEQFSDVKGDDFSAATMQSLLHSILPTIAPLLNNSKSFSDFPDIDALYRDGMPLRVDGANSFNNVISRVVRKIKDTTEHVLRFEVPKMLERDRFSWFEDEEFARQTLAGLNPNCIRLLMEFPIVSKLDAEVYGPPESVLTKELLEKMMKGALTVDEALEDKRLFLLDYHDVFLPYVHKVRELPDTTLYGSRAIFFLTDEGTLTPLAIELTRPQSPTKPQWKRVFTHGSDATEKWLWKLAKAHVLTHDSTYHQLVSHWLRTHACAEPYIIATNRQLSRMHPVYRLLHPHLRYTMEINAMARDRLINADGVFEETYWPGRYSMELCSYAYGKTWQFNTEALPEDLVSRGLAVRRDDGELELTIKDYPYANDGLLIWNAIEQWVSSYVDFYYKSDEDVTGDEELQAWWEEVRTKGHADKKDEPWWPVCDSKDNLIQVLNSIMWVTSGYHAAVNFGLYQFAGYFPNRPTVVRKNIPVEENREEDMKKFMARPEEFLLESLPSQMQAIKTMATLDIFSSHSPDEEYMGEYAEPAWLAEPVIKAAFDKFSSRLKEVEGTIDERNNNPNNKNRCGAGIVPYELLKPFSEPGVTGRGIPNSISI, from the exons ATGATCCATCTGAAGCAGCCTCTGGTGCTCTCCACGCCGAGCAAAAACTATGCCTCGCCGCTCTTGGCCACCGCAGCAGCGTCGACCAGCCACCTGAGGGACGCCTCCGGAGCTTCGCGCCTTCTCAGATCGCGCCCCATCTGCTGCGCGTCTATGGACGAGGCCGTCGGTGCGTCCACGTCGGTGACGGCCAAGGAGAGGCCGTTGACGGTGACGGCCATCATCACCGCCCAGGCACCGTCCTCCACGTACCTCTCGCGCGGCGTCGACAACCTCCAGGACCTCTTCGGCAAGACGCTACTCCTTGAACTCGTTAGCTCCGAGCTCGACCCAA GAAcgggagaggagagggagagagtgaAGGGGTTCGTGCACATCACCCTCAAAGAAGGGACTTACGAGGGGAAGATGTCTGTTCCAGCATCATTCGGACCGGTGGGAGCGGTGCTTGTGGAGAACCAGCACCATGAAGAGATGTTCATCAAGGATATCAAGCTTATCACAGGCGGGGATGAGAGCACCGCAGTCACCTTCGACGTTGGCTCCTGGGTGCACTCCAAGTTCGACAACCCTGAACCGCGCGTCTTCTTCACTATCAGA TCGTACCTGCCATCGCAGACACCAACAGGGATCGAGGCACTTAGGAGGAAGGAGCTGGAGACGCTGCGTGGCGATGGCCACGGTGAACGGAAGTTCCACGAGCGCGTCTACGACTATGACACCTACAACGACCTCGGTGACCCTGAAAGCAACATCGACCACAAACGCCCCGTGCTTGGCACCGAAGAGCACCCCTACCCTCGTCGATGCCGCACCGGACGCCCCATGACCATGCTTG ACCCGAAGACGGAGAAGAGGAGCTCTCCGGTGTATGTGCCACGTGACGAGCAGTTCTCGGATGTGAAGGGGGATGACTTCAGTGCGGCAACGATGCAGTCGTTATTGCATTCCATCCTGCCGACGATAGCGCCGCTTCTCAACAACTCAAAGTCCTTCTCGGACTTCCCGGACATCGACGCCCTCTATAGAGACGGCATGCCGCTACGCGTCGACGGTGCTAACTCCTTCAACAATGTCATCTCCCGTGTAGTCCGTAAGATCAAGGACACCACGGAGCACGTCCTCCGCTTCGAGGTCCCCAAGATGCTTGAGA GAGATAGATTCTCGTGGTTCGAAGACGAGGAGTTCGCGAGGCAGACCCTTGCAGGGCTTAACCCTAATTGCATCCGCCTGCTCATG GAATTTCCCATAGTGAGCAAGCTTGACGCTGAGGTGTACGGACCGCCAGAGTCGGTGCTAACCAAGGAGCTCCTGGAGAAGATGATGAAGGGTGCCCTTACGGTGGATGAGGCGCTGGAGGACAAGCGGTTGTTCCTGCTGGACTACCACGACGTGTTCCTGCCGTACGTGCACAAGGTGCGCGAGCTGCCGGACACGACGCTATACGGGTCACGCGCCATCTTCTTCCTCACCGACGAGGGCACGCTGACGCCGCTGGCCATCGAGTTGACACGGCCGCAGTCACCGACCAAGCCACAGTGGAAGCGCGTCTTCACGCACGGGTCCGACGCCACCGAGAAGTGGTTGTGGAAGCTGGCCAAGGCTCATGTGCTAACCCACGACAGCACCTACCACCAGCTCGTCAGCCACTGGCTGCGCACGCATGCCTGCGCCGAGCCGTACATCATCGCCACCAACCGGCAGctcagccggatgcacccggtgtACCGCCTCCTGCACCCGCACTTGCGCTACACCATGGAGATCAACGCCATGGCCAGGGACAGACTCATCAACGCCGACGGTGTCTTCGAGGAGACATACTGGCCCGGGAGGTACTCCATGGAGCTTTGCTCCTACGCCTACGGTAAGACCTGGCAGTTCAACACGGAGGCGCTGCCGGAAGACCTGGTCAGCCGGGGACTTGCCGTGCGCCGGGACGACGGTGAGCTGGAGCTCACCATCAAGGACTACCCGTACGCCAATGACGGGCTCCTCATCTGGAACGCTATCGAGCAGTGGGTGTCCAGTTATGTAGATTTCTACTACAAGTCCGACGAGGACGTCACCGGCGACGAGGAGCTCCAGGCGTGGTGGGAGGAGGTGCGCACCAAGGGGCACGCCGACAAGAAGGACGAGCCCTGGTGGCCGGTGTGCGACTCCAAGGATAACCTCATCCAGGTCCTAAACAGCATCATGTGGGTCACGTCCGGCTACCACGCCGCCGTCAATTTTGGGCTATACCAGTTCGCCGGGTACTTCCCAAACCGCCCCACTGTTGTGCGGAAGAACATACCGGTGGAGGAGAATAgagaggaagacatgaagaagttCATGGCCAGGCCGGAGGAGTTTCTGCTGGAGAGCCTCCCTTCGCAGATGCAGGCCATCAAGACGATGGCGACGCTGGACATTTTTTCCTCCCACTCGCCCGATGAGGAATACATGGGAGAGTACGCCGAGCCGGCGTGGCTGGCCGAGCCTGTGATCAAGGCGGCATTCGACAAGTTCAGCAGCAGGCTAAAGGAGGTGGAGGGCACCATCGATGAGCGAAACAACAATCCAAACAACAAGAACAGGTGCGGTGCTGGCATCGTGCCGTACGAGCTGCTCAAACCATTTTCAGAGCCAGGGGTCACTGGGAGGGGCATCCCCAACAGCATTTCCATCTGA